From one Diachasmimorpha longicaudata isolate KC_UGA_2023 chromosome 8, iyDiaLong2, whole genome shotgun sequence genomic stretch:
- the LOC135165323 gene encoding uncharacterized protein LOC135165323 isoform X4 — protein sequence MQFSRVEGIFKLNLKENCWNGGFLLGSPRVGGPLSQSLAMIPPTMHGHEFNQPLSRVVMTRKTDQRTFSKGRKGGEPLLETVTRETVELFNGGRAERKYTSETRDIVTPKSSSMPSLNVSGTKKKVVAFVDQLDIERSRADSVRSKSPLIASPASPGPLSNSLHGSFHGSLGSDGMSCSSARSSSASPDSARYSSTQITKTDTSKPSVRRSGPGKEFIDLCLETHNFFRARHGVPPLRLNKQLCKTSQDWANILATKGRLEHRANIEYGENLYCMWSSNPKTIVNGDEPVNEWYAEEAQHQYNKEPTTLKSGHFTQVVWRDSTELGVGMSRNRNGEVYVVCNYNPAGNFLGSFMENVLPPGGGSPGKSNGLASRGAHSAVDEASWQQEALLVHNEYRRKHRVPDLRLSGELTSAARAWANTLLNTNKLVPQSSSPFGENIYSVQCSDPKLIVPAREVVSKWYAERKDHKYGIEPKVLNTCHFTQIVWKSTTEVGIAMAKKDGTCVIVACYHPRGNIVGQFAENVPKPSRVA from the exons ATGCAGTTCTCGAGGGTCGAGggtattttcaaattaaatttgaagGAAAACTGCTGGAACGGAGGCTTTTTGCTGGG ATCACCACGTGTCGGTGGACCACTTTCCCAGTCGCTGGCGATGATACCGCCGACAATGCACGGTCACGAGTTCAATCAACCGCTCTCGCGGGTCGTCATGACCAGGAAAACTGATCAGAGGACCTTCAGCAAAGGGCGAAAAGGTGGTGAACCGTTGCTGGAGACTGTTACACGAGAGACTGTTGAACTTTTTAATGGCGGAAGGGCGGAGAGGAAGTACACATCCGAGACAAGGGATATTGTTACACCAAAGTCGAGCAG TATGCCATCGCTGAACGTAAGTGGAACCAAAAAGAAGGTGGTTGCCTTTGTAGATCAACTTGATATCGAAAG ATCACGTGCGGATTCAGTGAGGTCCAAGTCACCTCTGATAGCGTCCCCAGCGTCTCCAGGACCTCTATCAAATTCGTTACATGGGAGTTTCCATGGGAGTCTCGGAAGCGATGGTATGTCCTGCAGCAGTGCGAGGTCCTCATCGGCTTCACCGGATTCTGCACGTTACTCTTCGACGCAG ATAACAAAGACTGACACGTCTAAACCATCTGTGCGCAGATCTGGACCCGGCAAGGAATTCATTGATCTTTGTCTAGagacacataatttttttcgggcGAGACATGGAGTGCCACCACTCAGACTTAACAAACag CTATGCAAAACCAGCCAGGATTGGGCAAACATTCTGGCGACAAAAGGAAGACTGGAGCATAGAGCAAACATTGAGTATGGAGAAAATTTGTACTGTATGTGGAGCTCAAACCCAAAGACTATCGTCAATGGCGATGAACCTGTTAATGAATG GTATGCAGAGGAAGCACAACATCAGTATAACAAAGAGCCGACAACGCTGAAGAGCGGTCATTTTACGCAGGTCGTATGGAGAGACAGTACCGAGCTAGGTGTAGGAATGTCGCGTAATCGTAATGGCGAAGTTTACGTCGTATGCAATTACAATCCAGCTGGCAACTTTCTCGGCAGTTTTATGGAGAATGTATTACCACCTGGTGGAGGTTCACCGGGAAAAAGTAATGGTCTAGCTTCCAGAGGTGCTCACTCAGCTGTCGATGAAGCATCGTGGCAGCAGGAGGCCTTGCTCGTTCATAATGAGTACAGGAGGAAACACCGAGTTCCTGATCTCAGACTCAGCGGGGAACTGACTTCTGCTGCGAGG GCTTGGGCGAACACTTTACTTAACACAAATAAATTGGTCCCTCAGTCGAGCTCTCCTTTCGGTGAGAATATCTATTCTGTGCAGTGCTCTGATCCAAAACTCATTGTTCCTGCACGTGAGGTTGTATCCAAGTGGTACGCTGAACGAAAAGACCACAAATATGGCATCGAACCAAAAGTATTAAATACCT gtcACTTCACGCAGATCGTCTGGAAATCCACCACCGAGGTGGGGATAGCGATGGCCAAAAAGGACGGAACTTGCGTTATCGTGGCGTGTTATCATCCGAGAGGTAACATTGTCGGTCAGTTTGCTGAGAACGTTCCGAAGCCCTCGCGTGTCGCATGA
- the LOC135165323 gene encoding uncharacterized protein LOC135165323 isoform X5 produces MTSKPARSYSVRSPRVGGPLSQSLAMIPPTMHGHEFNQPLSRVVMTRKTDQRTFSKGRKGGEPLLETVTRETVELFNGGRAERKYTSETRDIVTPKSSSMPSLNVSGTKKKVVAFVDQLDIERSRADSVRSKSPLIASPASPGPLSNSLHGSFHGSLGSDGMSCSSARSSSASPDSARYSSTQITKTDTSKPSVRRSGPGKEFIDLCLETHNFFRARHGVPPLRLNKQLCKTSQDWANILATKGRLEHRANIEYGENLYCMWSSNPKTIVNGDEPVNEWYAEEAQHQYNKEPTTLKSGHFTQVVWRDSTELGVGMSRNRNGEVYVVCNYNPAGNFLGSFMENVLPPGGGSPGKSNGLASRGAHSAVDEASWQQEALLVHNEYRRKHRVPDLRLSGELTSAARAWANTLLNTNKLVPQSSSPFGENIYSVQCSDPKLIVPAREVVSKWYAERKDHKYGIEPKVLNTCHFTQIVWKSTTEVGIAMAKKDGTCVIVACYHPRGNIVGQFAENVPKPSRVA; encoded by the exons ATGACCTCCAAACCAGCAAGGTCCTACTCTGTGAG ATCACCACGTGTCGGTGGACCACTTTCCCAGTCGCTGGCGATGATACCGCCGACAATGCACGGTCACGAGTTCAATCAACCGCTCTCGCGGGTCGTCATGACCAGGAAAACTGATCAGAGGACCTTCAGCAAAGGGCGAAAAGGTGGTGAACCGTTGCTGGAGACTGTTACACGAGAGACTGTTGAACTTTTTAATGGCGGAAGGGCGGAGAGGAAGTACACATCCGAGACAAGGGATATTGTTACACCAAAGTCGAGCAG TATGCCATCGCTGAACGTAAGTGGAACCAAAAAGAAGGTGGTTGCCTTTGTAGATCAACTTGATATCGAAAG ATCACGTGCGGATTCAGTGAGGTCCAAGTCACCTCTGATAGCGTCCCCAGCGTCTCCAGGACCTCTATCAAATTCGTTACATGGGAGTTTCCATGGGAGTCTCGGAAGCGATGGTATGTCCTGCAGCAGTGCGAGGTCCTCATCGGCTTCACCGGATTCTGCACGTTACTCTTCGACGCAG ATAACAAAGACTGACACGTCTAAACCATCTGTGCGCAGATCTGGACCCGGCAAGGAATTCATTGATCTTTGTCTAGagacacataatttttttcgggcGAGACATGGAGTGCCACCACTCAGACTTAACAAACag CTATGCAAAACCAGCCAGGATTGGGCAAACATTCTGGCGACAAAAGGAAGACTGGAGCATAGAGCAAACATTGAGTATGGAGAAAATTTGTACTGTATGTGGAGCTCAAACCCAAAGACTATCGTCAATGGCGATGAACCTGTTAATGAATG GTATGCAGAGGAAGCACAACATCAGTATAACAAAGAGCCGACAACGCTGAAGAGCGGTCATTTTACGCAGGTCGTATGGAGAGACAGTACCGAGCTAGGTGTAGGAATGTCGCGTAATCGTAATGGCGAAGTTTACGTCGTATGCAATTACAATCCAGCTGGCAACTTTCTCGGCAGTTTTATGGAGAATGTATTACCACCTGGTGGAGGTTCACCGGGAAAAAGTAATGGTCTAGCTTCCAGAGGTGCTCACTCAGCTGTCGATGAAGCATCGTGGCAGCAGGAGGCCTTGCTCGTTCATAATGAGTACAGGAGGAAACACCGAGTTCCTGATCTCAGACTCAGCGGGGAACTGACTTCTGCTGCGAGG GCTTGGGCGAACACTTTACTTAACACAAATAAATTGGTCCCTCAGTCGAGCTCTCCTTTCGGTGAGAATATCTATTCTGTGCAGTGCTCTGATCCAAAACTCATTGTTCCTGCACGTGAGGTTGTATCCAAGTGGTACGCTGAACGAAAAGACCACAAATATGGCATCGAACCAAAAGTATTAAATACCT gtcACTTCACGCAGATCGTCTGGAAATCCACCACCGAGGTGGGGATAGCGATGGCCAAAAAGGACGGAACTTGCGTTATCGTGGCGTGTTATCATCCGAGAGGTAACATTGTCGGTCAGTTTGCTGAGAACGTTCCGAAGCCCTCGCGTGTCGCATGA
- the LOC135165323 gene encoding uncharacterized protein LOC135165323 isoform X2, which yields MSAGEERKAFNQGIDYAGQYDINQFQLNILETTSGLENMALESPRVGGPLSQSLAMIPPTMHGHEFNQPLSRVVMTRKTDQRTFSKGRKGGEPLLETVTRETVELFNGGRAERKYTSETRDIVTPKSSSMPSLNVSGTKKKVVAFVDQLDIERSRADSVRSKSPLIASPASPGPLSNSLHGSFHGSLGSDGMSCSSARSSSASPDSARYSSTQITKTDTSKPSVRRSGPGKEFIDLCLETHNFFRARHGVPPLRLNKQLCKTSQDWANILATKGRLEHRANIEYGENLYCMWSSNPKTIVNGDEPVNEWYAEEAQHQYNKEPTTLKSGHFTQVVWRDSTELGVGMSRNRNGEVYVVCNYNPAGNFLGSFMENVLPPGGGSPGKSNGLASRGAHSAVDEASWQQEALLVHNEYRRKHRVPDLRLSGELTSAARAWANTLLNTNKLVPQSSSPFGENIYSVQCSDPKLIVPAREVVSKWYAERKDHKYGIEPKVLNTCHFTQIVWKSTTEVGIAMAKKDGTCVIVACYHPRGNIVGQFAENVPKPSRVA from the exons ATCACCACGTGTCGGTGGACCACTTTCCCAGTCGCTGGCGATGATACCGCCGACAATGCACGGTCACGAGTTCAATCAACCGCTCTCGCGGGTCGTCATGACCAGGAAAACTGATCAGAGGACCTTCAGCAAAGGGCGAAAAGGTGGTGAACCGTTGCTGGAGACTGTTACACGAGAGACTGTTGAACTTTTTAATGGCGGAAGGGCGGAGAGGAAGTACACATCCGAGACAAGGGATATTGTTACACCAAAGTCGAGCAG TATGCCATCGCTGAACGTAAGTGGAACCAAAAAGAAGGTGGTTGCCTTTGTAGATCAACTTGATATCGAAAG ATCACGTGCGGATTCAGTGAGGTCCAAGTCACCTCTGATAGCGTCCCCAGCGTCTCCAGGACCTCTATCAAATTCGTTACATGGGAGTTTCCATGGGAGTCTCGGAAGCGATGGTATGTCCTGCAGCAGTGCGAGGTCCTCATCGGCTTCACCGGATTCTGCACGTTACTCTTCGACGCAG ATAACAAAGACTGACACGTCTAAACCATCTGTGCGCAGATCTGGACCCGGCAAGGAATTCATTGATCTTTGTCTAGagacacataatttttttcgggcGAGACATGGAGTGCCACCACTCAGACTTAACAAACag CTATGCAAAACCAGCCAGGATTGGGCAAACATTCTGGCGACAAAAGGAAGACTGGAGCATAGAGCAAACATTGAGTATGGAGAAAATTTGTACTGTATGTGGAGCTCAAACCCAAAGACTATCGTCAATGGCGATGAACCTGTTAATGAATG GTATGCAGAGGAAGCACAACATCAGTATAACAAAGAGCCGACAACGCTGAAGAGCGGTCATTTTACGCAGGTCGTATGGAGAGACAGTACCGAGCTAGGTGTAGGAATGTCGCGTAATCGTAATGGCGAAGTTTACGTCGTATGCAATTACAATCCAGCTGGCAACTTTCTCGGCAGTTTTATGGAGAATGTATTACCACCTGGTGGAGGTTCACCGGGAAAAAGTAATGGTCTAGCTTCCAGAGGTGCTCACTCAGCTGTCGATGAAGCATCGTGGCAGCAGGAGGCCTTGCTCGTTCATAATGAGTACAGGAGGAAACACCGAGTTCCTGATCTCAGACTCAGCGGGGAACTGACTTCTGCTGCGAGG GCTTGGGCGAACACTTTACTTAACACAAATAAATTGGTCCCTCAGTCGAGCTCTCCTTTCGGTGAGAATATCTATTCTGTGCAGTGCTCTGATCCAAAACTCATTGTTCCTGCACGTGAGGTTGTATCCAAGTGGTACGCTGAACGAAAAGACCACAAATATGGCATCGAACCAAAAGTATTAAATACCT gtcACTTCACGCAGATCGTCTGGAAATCCACCACCGAGGTGGGGATAGCGATGGCCAAAAAGGACGGAACTTGCGTTATCGTGGCGTGTTATCATCCGAGAGGTAACATTGTCGGTCAGTTTGCTGAGAACGTTCCGAAGCCCTCGCGTGTCGCATGA
- the LOC135165323 gene encoding uncharacterized protein LOC135165323 isoform X6 — protein sequence MALESPRVGGPLSQSLAMIPPTMHGHEFNQPLSRVVMTRKTDQRTFSKGRKGGEPLLETVTRETVELFNGGRAERKYTSETRDIVTPKSSSMPSLNVSGTKKKVVAFVDQLDIERSRADSVRSKSPLIASPASPGPLSNSLHGSFHGSLGSDGMSCSSARSSSASPDSARYSSTQITKTDTSKPSVRRSGPGKEFIDLCLETHNFFRARHGVPPLRLNKQLCKTSQDWANILATKGRLEHRANIEYGENLYCMWSSNPKTIVNGDEPVNEWYAEEAQHQYNKEPTTLKSGHFTQVVWRDSTELGVGMSRNRNGEVYVVCNYNPAGNFLGSFMENVLPPGGGSPGKSNGLASRGAHSAVDEASWQQEALLVHNEYRRKHRVPDLRLSGELTSAARAWANTLLNTNKLVPQSSSPFGENIYSVQCSDPKLIVPAREVVSKWYAERKDHKYGIEPKVLNTCHFTQIVWKSTTEVGIAMAKKDGTCVIVACYHPRGNIVGQFAENVPKPSRVA from the exons ATCACCACGTGTCGGTGGACCACTTTCCCAGTCGCTGGCGATGATACCGCCGACAATGCACGGTCACGAGTTCAATCAACCGCTCTCGCGGGTCGTCATGACCAGGAAAACTGATCAGAGGACCTTCAGCAAAGGGCGAAAAGGTGGTGAACCGTTGCTGGAGACTGTTACACGAGAGACTGTTGAACTTTTTAATGGCGGAAGGGCGGAGAGGAAGTACACATCCGAGACAAGGGATATTGTTACACCAAAGTCGAGCAG TATGCCATCGCTGAACGTAAGTGGAACCAAAAAGAAGGTGGTTGCCTTTGTAGATCAACTTGATATCGAAAG ATCACGTGCGGATTCAGTGAGGTCCAAGTCACCTCTGATAGCGTCCCCAGCGTCTCCAGGACCTCTATCAAATTCGTTACATGGGAGTTTCCATGGGAGTCTCGGAAGCGATGGTATGTCCTGCAGCAGTGCGAGGTCCTCATCGGCTTCACCGGATTCTGCACGTTACTCTTCGACGCAG ATAACAAAGACTGACACGTCTAAACCATCTGTGCGCAGATCTGGACCCGGCAAGGAATTCATTGATCTTTGTCTAGagacacataatttttttcgggcGAGACATGGAGTGCCACCACTCAGACTTAACAAACag CTATGCAAAACCAGCCAGGATTGGGCAAACATTCTGGCGACAAAAGGAAGACTGGAGCATAGAGCAAACATTGAGTATGGAGAAAATTTGTACTGTATGTGGAGCTCAAACCCAAAGACTATCGTCAATGGCGATGAACCTGTTAATGAATG GTATGCAGAGGAAGCACAACATCAGTATAACAAAGAGCCGACAACGCTGAAGAGCGGTCATTTTACGCAGGTCGTATGGAGAGACAGTACCGAGCTAGGTGTAGGAATGTCGCGTAATCGTAATGGCGAAGTTTACGTCGTATGCAATTACAATCCAGCTGGCAACTTTCTCGGCAGTTTTATGGAGAATGTATTACCACCTGGTGGAGGTTCACCGGGAAAAAGTAATGGTCTAGCTTCCAGAGGTGCTCACTCAGCTGTCGATGAAGCATCGTGGCAGCAGGAGGCCTTGCTCGTTCATAATGAGTACAGGAGGAAACACCGAGTTCCTGATCTCAGACTCAGCGGGGAACTGACTTCTGCTGCGAGG GCTTGGGCGAACACTTTACTTAACACAAATAAATTGGTCCCTCAGTCGAGCTCTCCTTTCGGTGAGAATATCTATTCTGTGCAGTGCTCTGATCCAAAACTCATTGTTCCTGCACGTGAGGTTGTATCCAAGTGGTACGCTGAACGAAAAGACCACAAATATGGCATCGAACCAAAAGTATTAAATACCT gtcACTTCACGCAGATCGTCTGGAAATCCACCACCGAGGTGGGGATAGCGATGGCCAAAAAGGACGGAACTTGCGTTATCGTGGCGTGTTATCATCCGAGAGGTAACATTGTCGGTCAGTTTGCTGAGAACGTTCCGAAGCCCTCGCGTGTCGCATGA
- the LOC135165323 gene encoding uncharacterized protein LOC135165323 isoform X1, with the protein MASDHRRRNGFNQGIDYAGQYDINQFQLNILETTSGLENMALESPRVGGPLSQSLAMIPPTMHGHEFNQPLSRVVMTRKTDQRTFSKGRKGGEPLLETVTRETVELFNGGRAERKYTSETRDIVTPKSSSMPSLNVSGTKKKVVAFVDQLDIERSRADSVRSKSPLIASPASPGPLSNSLHGSFHGSLGSDGMSCSSARSSSASPDSARYSSTQITKTDTSKPSVRRSGPGKEFIDLCLETHNFFRARHGVPPLRLNKQLCKTSQDWANILATKGRLEHRANIEYGENLYCMWSSNPKTIVNGDEPVNEWYAEEAQHQYNKEPTTLKSGHFTQVVWRDSTELGVGMSRNRNGEVYVVCNYNPAGNFLGSFMENVLPPGGGSPGKSNGLASRGAHSAVDEASWQQEALLVHNEYRRKHRVPDLRLSGELTSAARAWANTLLNTNKLVPQSSSPFGENIYSVQCSDPKLIVPAREVVSKWYAERKDHKYGIEPKVLNTCHFTQIVWKSTTEVGIAMAKKDGTCVIVACYHPRGNIVGQFAENVPKPSRVA; encoded by the exons ATCACCACGTGTCGGTGGACCACTTTCCCAGTCGCTGGCGATGATACCGCCGACAATGCACGGTCACGAGTTCAATCAACCGCTCTCGCGGGTCGTCATGACCAGGAAAACTGATCAGAGGACCTTCAGCAAAGGGCGAAAAGGTGGTGAACCGTTGCTGGAGACTGTTACACGAGAGACTGTTGAACTTTTTAATGGCGGAAGGGCGGAGAGGAAGTACACATCCGAGACAAGGGATATTGTTACACCAAAGTCGAGCAG TATGCCATCGCTGAACGTAAGTGGAACCAAAAAGAAGGTGGTTGCCTTTGTAGATCAACTTGATATCGAAAG ATCACGTGCGGATTCAGTGAGGTCCAAGTCACCTCTGATAGCGTCCCCAGCGTCTCCAGGACCTCTATCAAATTCGTTACATGGGAGTTTCCATGGGAGTCTCGGAAGCGATGGTATGTCCTGCAGCAGTGCGAGGTCCTCATCGGCTTCACCGGATTCTGCACGTTACTCTTCGACGCAG ATAACAAAGACTGACACGTCTAAACCATCTGTGCGCAGATCTGGACCCGGCAAGGAATTCATTGATCTTTGTCTAGagacacataatttttttcgggcGAGACATGGAGTGCCACCACTCAGACTTAACAAACag CTATGCAAAACCAGCCAGGATTGGGCAAACATTCTGGCGACAAAAGGAAGACTGGAGCATAGAGCAAACATTGAGTATGGAGAAAATTTGTACTGTATGTGGAGCTCAAACCCAAAGACTATCGTCAATGGCGATGAACCTGTTAATGAATG GTATGCAGAGGAAGCACAACATCAGTATAACAAAGAGCCGACAACGCTGAAGAGCGGTCATTTTACGCAGGTCGTATGGAGAGACAGTACCGAGCTAGGTGTAGGAATGTCGCGTAATCGTAATGGCGAAGTTTACGTCGTATGCAATTACAATCCAGCTGGCAACTTTCTCGGCAGTTTTATGGAGAATGTATTACCACCTGGTGGAGGTTCACCGGGAAAAAGTAATGGTCTAGCTTCCAGAGGTGCTCACTCAGCTGTCGATGAAGCATCGTGGCAGCAGGAGGCCTTGCTCGTTCATAATGAGTACAGGAGGAAACACCGAGTTCCTGATCTCAGACTCAGCGGGGAACTGACTTCTGCTGCGAGG GCTTGGGCGAACACTTTACTTAACACAAATAAATTGGTCCCTCAGTCGAGCTCTCCTTTCGGTGAGAATATCTATTCTGTGCAGTGCTCTGATCCAAAACTCATTGTTCCTGCACGTGAGGTTGTATCCAAGTGGTACGCTGAACGAAAAGACCACAAATATGGCATCGAACCAAAAGTATTAAATACCT gtcACTTCACGCAGATCGTCTGGAAATCCACCACCGAGGTGGGGATAGCGATGGCCAAAAAGGACGGAACTTGCGTTATCGTGGCGTGTTATCATCCGAGAGGTAACATTGTCGGTCAGTTTGCTGAGAACGTTCCGAAGCCCTCGCGTGTCGCATGA
- the LOC135165323 gene encoding uncharacterized protein LOC135165323 isoform X3 — protein sequence MASDHRRRNGFNQGIDYAGQYDINQFQLNILETTSGLENMALESPRVGGPLSQSLAMIPPTMHGHEFNQPLSRVVMTRKTDQRTFSKGRKGGEPLLETVTRETVELFNGGRAERKYTSETRDIVTPKSSRSRADSVRSKSPLIASPASPGPLSNSLHGSFHGSLGSDGMSCSSARSSSASPDSARYSSTQITKTDTSKPSVRRSGPGKEFIDLCLETHNFFRARHGVPPLRLNKQLCKTSQDWANILATKGRLEHRANIEYGENLYCMWSSNPKTIVNGDEPVNEWYAEEAQHQYNKEPTTLKSGHFTQVVWRDSTELGVGMSRNRNGEVYVVCNYNPAGNFLGSFMENVLPPGGGSPGKSNGLASRGAHSAVDEASWQQEALLVHNEYRRKHRVPDLRLSGELTSAARAWANTLLNTNKLVPQSSSPFGENIYSVQCSDPKLIVPAREVVSKWYAERKDHKYGIEPKVLNTCHFTQIVWKSTTEVGIAMAKKDGTCVIVACYHPRGNIVGQFAENVPKPSRVA from the exons ATCACCACGTGTCGGTGGACCACTTTCCCAGTCGCTGGCGATGATACCGCCGACAATGCACGGTCACGAGTTCAATCAACCGCTCTCGCGGGTCGTCATGACCAGGAAAACTGATCAGAGGACCTTCAGCAAAGGGCGAAAAGGTGGTGAACCGTTGCTGGAGACTGTTACACGAGAGACTGTTGAACTTTTTAATGGCGGAAGGGCGGAGAGGAAGTACACATCCGAGACAAGGGATATTGTTACACCAAAGTCGAGCAG ATCACGTGCGGATTCAGTGAGGTCCAAGTCACCTCTGATAGCGTCCCCAGCGTCTCCAGGACCTCTATCAAATTCGTTACATGGGAGTTTCCATGGGAGTCTCGGAAGCGATGGTATGTCCTGCAGCAGTGCGAGGTCCTCATCGGCTTCACCGGATTCTGCACGTTACTCTTCGACGCAG ATAACAAAGACTGACACGTCTAAACCATCTGTGCGCAGATCTGGACCCGGCAAGGAATTCATTGATCTTTGTCTAGagacacataatttttttcgggcGAGACATGGAGTGCCACCACTCAGACTTAACAAACag CTATGCAAAACCAGCCAGGATTGGGCAAACATTCTGGCGACAAAAGGAAGACTGGAGCATAGAGCAAACATTGAGTATGGAGAAAATTTGTACTGTATGTGGAGCTCAAACCCAAAGACTATCGTCAATGGCGATGAACCTGTTAATGAATG GTATGCAGAGGAAGCACAACATCAGTATAACAAAGAGCCGACAACGCTGAAGAGCGGTCATTTTACGCAGGTCGTATGGAGAGACAGTACCGAGCTAGGTGTAGGAATGTCGCGTAATCGTAATGGCGAAGTTTACGTCGTATGCAATTACAATCCAGCTGGCAACTTTCTCGGCAGTTTTATGGAGAATGTATTACCACCTGGTGGAGGTTCACCGGGAAAAAGTAATGGTCTAGCTTCCAGAGGTGCTCACTCAGCTGTCGATGAAGCATCGTGGCAGCAGGAGGCCTTGCTCGTTCATAATGAGTACAGGAGGAAACACCGAGTTCCTGATCTCAGACTCAGCGGGGAACTGACTTCTGCTGCGAGG GCTTGGGCGAACACTTTACTTAACACAAATAAATTGGTCCCTCAGTCGAGCTCTCCTTTCGGTGAGAATATCTATTCTGTGCAGTGCTCTGATCCAAAACTCATTGTTCCTGCACGTGAGGTTGTATCCAAGTGGTACGCTGAACGAAAAGACCACAAATATGGCATCGAACCAAAAGTATTAAATACCT gtcACTTCACGCAGATCGTCTGGAAATCCACCACCGAGGTGGGGATAGCGATGGCCAAAAAGGACGGAACTTGCGTTATCGTGGCGTGTTATCATCCGAGAGGTAACATTGTCGGTCAGTTTGCTGAGAACGTTCCGAAGCCCTCGCGTGTCGCATGA
- the LOC135165323 gene encoding uncharacterized protein LOC135165323 isoform X7: MIPPTMHGHEFNQPLSRVVMTRKTDQRTFSKGRKGGEPLLETVTRETVELFNGGRAERKYTSETRDIVTPKSSSMPSLNVSGTKKKVVAFVDQLDIERSRADSVRSKSPLIASPASPGPLSNSLHGSFHGSLGSDGMSCSSARSSSASPDSARYSSTQITKTDTSKPSVRRSGPGKEFIDLCLETHNFFRARHGVPPLRLNKQLCKTSQDWANILATKGRLEHRANIEYGENLYCMWSSNPKTIVNGDEPVNEWYAEEAQHQYNKEPTTLKSGHFTQVVWRDSTELGVGMSRNRNGEVYVVCNYNPAGNFLGSFMENVLPPGGGSPGKSNGLASRGAHSAVDEASWQQEALLVHNEYRRKHRVPDLRLSGELTSAARAWANTLLNTNKLVPQSSSPFGENIYSVQCSDPKLIVPAREVVSKWYAERKDHKYGIEPKVLNTCHFTQIVWKSTTEVGIAMAKKDGTCVIVACYHPRGNIVGQFAENVPKPSRVA, translated from the exons ATGATACCGCCGACAATGCACGGTCACGAGTTCAATCAACCGCTCTCGCGGGTCGTCATGACCAGGAAAACTGATCAGAGGACCTTCAGCAAAGGGCGAAAAGGTGGTGAACCGTTGCTGGAGACTGTTACACGAGAGACTGTTGAACTTTTTAATGGCGGAAGGGCGGAGAGGAAGTACACATCCGAGACAAGGGATATTGTTACACCAAAGTCGAGCAG TATGCCATCGCTGAACGTAAGTGGAACCAAAAAGAAGGTGGTTGCCTTTGTAGATCAACTTGATATCGAAAG ATCACGTGCGGATTCAGTGAGGTCCAAGTCACCTCTGATAGCGTCCCCAGCGTCTCCAGGACCTCTATCAAATTCGTTACATGGGAGTTTCCATGGGAGTCTCGGAAGCGATGGTATGTCCTGCAGCAGTGCGAGGTCCTCATCGGCTTCACCGGATTCTGCACGTTACTCTTCGACGCAG ATAACAAAGACTGACACGTCTAAACCATCTGTGCGCAGATCTGGACCCGGCAAGGAATTCATTGATCTTTGTCTAGagacacataatttttttcgggcGAGACATGGAGTGCCACCACTCAGACTTAACAAACag CTATGCAAAACCAGCCAGGATTGGGCAAACATTCTGGCGACAAAAGGAAGACTGGAGCATAGAGCAAACATTGAGTATGGAGAAAATTTGTACTGTATGTGGAGCTCAAACCCAAAGACTATCGTCAATGGCGATGAACCTGTTAATGAATG GTATGCAGAGGAAGCACAACATCAGTATAACAAAGAGCCGACAACGCTGAAGAGCGGTCATTTTACGCAGGTCGTATGGAGAGACAGTACCGAGCTAGGTGTAGGAATGTCGCGTAATCGTAATGGCGAAGTTTACGTCGTATGCAATTACAATCCAGCTGGCAACTTTCTCGGCAGTTTTATGGAGAATGTATTACCACCTGGTGGAGGTTCACCGGGAAAAAGTAATGGTCTAGCTTCCAGAGGTGCTCACTCAGCTGTCGATGAAGCATCGTGGCAGCAGGAGGCCTTGCTCGTTCATAATGAGTACAGGAGGAAACACCGAGTTCCTGATCTCAGACTCAGCGGGGAACTGACTTCTGCTGCGAGG GCTTGGGCGAACACTTTACTTAACACAAATAAATTGGTCCCTCAGTCGAGCTCTCCTTTCGGTGAGAATATCTATTCTGTGCAGTGCTCTGATCCAAAACTCATTGTTCCTGCACGTGAGGTTGTATCCAAGTGGTACGCTGAACGAAAAGACCACAAATATGGCATCGAACCAAAAGTATTAAATACCT gtcACTTCACGCAGATCGTCTGGAAATCCACCACCGAGGTGGGGATAGCGATGGCCAAAAAGGACGGAACTTGCGTTATCGTGGCGTGTTATCATCCGAGAGGTAACATTGTCGGTCAGTTTGCTGAGAACGTTCCGAAGCCCTCGCGTGTCGCATGA